The Nitrospira lenta region CGATGACGAAGCGCTCGATCTTGTGCAGGAGGCCATGCTCAAACTGGTCGAGCGGTATGGTACGCGCGACGAAGCCGAATGGGGGCCGTTGTTTCATCGGATTTTACAATCCAAGATTCGCGATTGGTATCGGCGGACAAAAGTTCGGTCCCGCTGGCATCTTTGGCTGGGCCGTGATGAGGACAGCGAGGAGGCCGGCGATCCATTGGACGCGATCGCTGATACGACGACTCCGGCGGCAGACCACCAACTAAAGGTCAAAGAGGCTTCGTCGGCGCTCGATGCGGCCTTGCGAACGCTGCCTCTCCGACAGCAGCAAGCGTTCTTACTGCGGGCCTGGGAAGAACTCGATGTGGCGCAAACGGCGGCGGCGATGGGTTGTTCCGAAGGGAGTGTGAAGACGCACTATTTTCGCGCCATTCACACGCTTCGAGCACAATTAGGACAGCATTGGCCATGAGTCAGGATCTGCAGCACAGCGACCATGAGTTTGTCGGCCAGGCCAAGGGCGTATTGGATCGCGCCCTCGGCGAGGTGGATCATGCGACGGCCCTCCGACTGCAGCAGGGACGGCTAGCCGCGTTGGATGCGCGCGCGCGCCGGTCTTCCTGGCGTATCTGGGCTTCCGGCCTGGCCGTCGCCTCGTTCGCGGCGCTGGCCCTGCTGCTCTGGACGCAACCGGCGGCGCCTCCTCAGCATGCGGCCGTACCATTGGATGATTTCGAGCTCGTCACCTCTGTCGAGAATGTCGAGCTAGCCGAAGATCTCGAGTTTTTCCATTGGCTGGCCGACGATGACCAGACAGGGTAGCAGGCATGCGGGCCTTGGTTGGTGGATGTGCTGCGCGCTGCTGTGGATGGCGGTATCGGCGGCTGCCGCGCCGCCTGAGGTCATGCCAGTGCCGGATGCGGACTTCCTGGAATTTTTAGGGAACTGGCACACGGGCGATGGCCGATGGGTGGATCCGTTTCATGCCGCTGATTTATCCAGTGCCGAGGCGGTGACTTCGCCAAAGGGCCAGCGACCTGGGCCGACGCAAGACATGCCGCGAACGAATCGACGGGAAACCCGTGAAGGGGCCGATCAGCACAATGCTCGTCCAATCGATGCCATGCAAGAGATGAAGCGAT contains the following coding sequences:
- a CDS encoding RNA polymerase sigma factor yields the protein MALARRLTPAHSGQCYLGGRISTLEETRALDRFLAGVERRAFRMAQIATGHDDEALDLVQEAMLKLVERYGTRDEAEWGPLFHRILQSKIRDWYRRTKVRSRWHLWLGRDEDSEEAGDPLDAIADTTTPAADHQLKVKEASSALDAALRTLPLRQQQAFLLRAWEELDVAQTAAAMGCSEGSVKTHYFRAIHTLRAQLGQHWP